A window from Bos indicus isolate NIAB-ARS_2022 breed Sahiwal x Tharparkar chromosome 1, NIAB-ARS_B.indTharparkar_mat_pri_1.0, whole genome shotgun sequence encodes these proteins:
- the NIT2 gene encoding omega-amidase NIT2: MVLPGRAMATFRLALIQLQVSSIKSENLTRACGLIREASKQGAQIVSLPECFNSPYGTKYFPDYAEKIPGDSTQKLSEVAKECSVYVIGGSIPEKDAGKLYNTCAVFGPDGTLLVKHRKLHLFDIDVPGKITFQESETLSPGDSFSSFDTPYCRVGLGICYDIRFAELAQIYAQRGCQLLVYPGAFNLTTGPAHWELLQRGRAVDNQVYVATASPARDEKASYVAWGHSTVVNPWGEVLAKAGTEETIVYADIDLKKLAEIRQQIPIFSQKRSDLYAVEAKKS, encoded by the exons ATGGTGCTTCCCGGCAGAGCCATGGCCA CTTTCCGCTTGGCCCTCATCCAGCTTCAGGTTTCTTCCATCAAGTCAGAGAACCTCACTCGAGCCTGTGGCCTCATCCGGGAGGCATCGAAGCAAGGAGCCCAGATAGTCTCCCTGCCA GAATGCTTTAATTCTCCATATGGcacaaaatattttcctgattATGCAGAGAAAATTCCTGGTGACTCCACACAGAAGCTTTCTGAAGTGGCAAAGGAGTGCAGCGTATATGTCATTGGAG GGTCCATTCCTGAAAAGGATGCTGGGAAATTATATAACACCTGCGCCGTGTTTGGGCCTGATGGAACTTTACTGGTAAAGCACAGAAAG CTCCATCTGTTTGACATTGATGTTCCTGGGAAAATCACATTTCAAGAATCTGAAACATTGAGTCCTGGTGATAGTTTCTCCTCGTTTGATACTC CTTACTGCAGGGTGGGCCTGGGTATCTGCTATGACATCCGCTTCGCAGAGCTGGCGCAGATCTATGCACAGAGAG GCTGCCAGCTATTGGTATATCCTGGAGCTTTTAATCTGACCACCGGGCCAGCCCACTGGGAGTTGCTTCAGCGAGGCCG GGCTGTTGATAATCAGGTGTACGTGGCCACAGCATCTCCCGCCCGGGATGAAAAGGCCTCCTATGTTGCCTGGGGACACAGCACTGTTGTGAATCCTTG GGGGGAGGTCCTTGCCAAAGCTGGCACTGAAGAGACGATCGTGTATGCAGATATAG ACCTGAAGAAGTTGGCTGAAATTCGCCAGCAAATCCCCATTTTTAGCCAGAAGCGATCAGACCTCTATGCAGTGGAAGCCAAAAAATCCTGA